A stretch of the Fusobacterium varium genome encodes the following:
- a CDS encoding phage terminase yields MARIRDPARDKAKELYLNNKDITNREIANILKIDEKKVATWKYRDKWECNTEEKKNVVQQNKKCSTTKPKEEKKALISSEDKDYEWVDEEDGLTDKQRLFCHYYMQSLNAFQAAIKAEYSPSYARVDVYRLLENPSIKKYLEKLKEQQRQKFLISQERILNRHIQVALSDINEYFNEDGSPKPITHTDGTLIKKMKIVENDKGKSVEIELIEKCKSLDFLTRYLGLESEDKDNKIVTFINEVRKKNGL; encoded by the coding sequence GTGGCAAGGATAAGAGACCCAGCAAGAGATAAAGCTAAAGAGCTATATCTAAATAATAAAGATATTACAAATAGAGAGATAGCAAATATCTTAAAAATAGATGAAAAGAAGGTAGCAACTTGGAAATATAGAGATAAATGGGAATGTAATACAGAAGAAAAAAAGAATGTAGTACAACAAAATAAAAAGTGTAGTACTACAAAACCAAAAGAAGAAAAAAAAGCTTTAATTTCTAGCGAAGATAAAGACTATGAATGGGTAGATGAAGAGGACGGATTGACTGATAAACAGAGACTTTTCTGTCATTATTATATGCAATCTTTGAACGCTTTTCAAGCAGCTATAAAGGCAGAATATAGTCCAAGCTATGCAAGAGTTGATGTATATCGTCTCCTAGAAAATCCTAGCATAAAAAAATATTTAGAGAAATTAAAAGAGCAGCAAAGACAAAAATTTCTAATTTCACAAGAAAGAATATTAAATAGACATATTCAGGTGGCTTTGAGCGATATAAATGAGTATTTCAATGAAGATGGTAGCCCTAAACCTATAACTCATACAGATGGAACTTTAATCAAAAAAATGAAGATAGTAGAGAATGATAAGGGGAAAAGTGTAGAAATAGAATTAATAGAAAAATGTAAATCTTTAGATTTTCTTACACGATATTTAGGATTAGAAAGTGAAGATAAAGACAATAAAATCGTTACTTTTATTAATGAGGTGAGAAAAAAGAATGGATTGTAA
- a CDS encoding phage portal protein, with the protein MIKILIHEEIMKNIDEYILQHQEKIKNVAKYRKFFKNQVGKHYKKRIIKNLRLKDEVARWLNPDGTITIGGVITDEITIDDIIVESTLPKAAVNTLKTYSVGEAPYIDIDVTNTKKDWKKDFEIRENIRGKTKQLVEEALVTGNAFVKVEKGDNNKAEVIVLPVENVIIIPDPNNISKVAGYIYFCELEKETSDGKNTKYKYIEIYQLDGKVFVYNGIDDKEPTEVDPTTNEINLHHVSGIEREGLYGKSIFEGLETTFLEIVIRLTSNSYLFNKINNPNMVGSGGMAALNRETGEKEVKSGTYTDFEMPEQANSVRYVEPPTSHVTAIYEHLKINMQNAYSQLGVNEIALGLSREGNTASGEAFKKAITSTLNKCRDITTNLYAPLYNIYKQAYLIEEKATLSLDIIFKDGISLSEKEELENEAIQVTNKLLSRKSILLKRGFTEKEAEKELERIMEEEEKLFGTISETLEEKDLD; encoded by the coding sequence GTGATAAAAATTTTAATTCATGAAGAAATTATGAAAAATATAGATGAATATATTTTGCAACATCAAGAAAAGATAAAAAATGTGGCTAAATACAGAAAGTTCTTTAAAAATCAAGTTGGAAAGCATTATAAAAAAAGAATTATAAAAAATTTGAGACTAAAAGATGAAGTAGCAAGATGGCTGAATCCTGATGGAACAATAACAATAGGAGGAGTAATAACTGATGAGATAACAATAGATGACATCATAGTGGAAAGCACTTTGCCAAAGGCAGCAGTAAATACTTTAAAAACATATAGTGTGGGAGAAGCTCCATATATTGATATTGATGTTACAAATACAAAAAAAGACTGGAAAAAAGATTTTGAAATAAGAGAAAACATTCGTGGAAAGACTAAACAGCTTGTGGAAGAAGCACTTGTTACTGGAAACGCCTTTGTTAAAGTGGAAAAGGGAGATAATAACAAAGCAGAAGTAATAGTTTTACCAGTGGAGAATGTAATAATCATTCCAGATCCTAATAATATATCAAAAGTAGCAGGCTACATATATTTTTGTGAATTGGAAAAAGAAACATCTGATGGCAAAAATACAAAATATAAATATATAGAAATTTATCAATTAGATGGTAAAGTTTTTGTTTATAACGGAATAGATGATAAAGAGCCTACAGAAGTTGACCCAACAACTAACGAAATAAATCTGCACCATGTGAGTGGAATTGAAAGGGAAGGTTTGTATGGGAAATCTATTTTTGAAGGGTTAGAAACAACTTTTTTGGAAATTGTAATAAGGCTTACATCCAATAGCTATTTATTTAATAAGATAAATAATCCTAATATGGTGGGCTCTGGTGGGATGGCAGCATTAAATAGAGAAACAGGAGAAAAAGAGGTGAAAAGTGGGACATATACTGATTTTGAAATGCCAGAACAAGCAAATTCAGTACGATATGTGGAGCCTCCAACTTCTCATGTTACGGCTATTTATGAACACTTAAAAATCAATATGCAGAATGCTTACTCTCAATTAGGAGTTAATGAAATAGCATTAGGGCTAAGTAGAGAAGGAAATACAGCAAGTGGAGAAGCTTTTAAAAAGGCTATAACCTCAACATTAAATAAATGCAGAGATATTACAACTAATCTCTATGCTCCTTTATATAACATATATAAACAAGCTTATTTAATAGAGGAAAAAGCAACTTTAAGCCTTGATATTATTTTTAAAGATGGAATTAGCCTTTCAGAAAAAGAAGAATTAGAAAATGAAGCTATACAAGTTACAAATAAATTATTGTCTAGAAAATCTATTCTTCTCAAAAGAGGCTTTACAGAAAAAGAAGCAGAAAAAGAACTGGAAAGAATAATGGAAGAGGAAGAAAAGCTTTTTGGTACAATTAGTGAAACTTTAGAAGAAAAGGACCTAGACTAA
- a CDS encoding phage minor capsid protein, which yields MAKKNERNHLIKLYEEALKNLIYKFEKLLKEGRKVDYETYLLKELKKSFEEIKEQKKIIQMTLNDEYLNRKIAEIEKAIRIANVDMKYNYKQFTKIDTENIIELYGVFNERTNRAAKGIGKQIQKFFTEEQQKATSELNSFVRDELVSRELGKSKKEAIASLTEKLRDNLYFILRTDTGKLLKMSLPAYAKMNLNTMFQQAKNAATIQAVKETKSNLVRFSRHYWTCETCAKYAEGRIYSLDRRIKKYPYLYDIPGFNMGYKSIHPNCKHLLSGYYEEGHNQKEIEENKKLSNNQSDTRSSEMIKKYEMKQEINRLERVKNSINAKLQTLRGVNLTEEERGMISVLNRRKKEIIKKINSLRDNFRGL from the coding sequence ATGGCTAAAAAGAATGAAAGAAACCATTTAATAAAACTGTATGAGGAAGCATTAAAAAACCTTATATATAAATTTGAAAAACTTTTAAAAGAAGGGAGAAAAGTTGATTATGAAACTTATCTGTTAAAAGAATTAAAAAAATCTTTTGAGGAAATTAAGGAACAGAAAAAAATCATACAAATGACTTTGAATGATGAATATTTGAATAGAAAAATAGCTGAAATAGAAAAAGCTATAAGAATTGCAAATGTAGATATGAAATACAACTATAAACAGTTTACCAAGATAGATACTGAAAATATTATAGAATTGTATGGAGTTTTTAATGAAAGGACTAATAGGGCAGCAAAGGGAATAGGTAAACAGATACAAAAGTTCTTTACAGAAGAGCAGCAAAAGGCAACAAGTGAATTAAATAGTTTTGTTAGAGATGAACTTGTTTCAAGGGAGCTGGGAAAAAGTAAAAAAGAAGCAATAGCAAGTTTGACTGAAAAACTAAGAGATAATTTATATTTTATTTTGAGAACAGATACAGGAAAGCTATTGAAAATGTCTTTACCAGCTTATGCAAAAATGAACTTGAATACAATGTTTCAACAAGCCAAAAACGCAGCAACAATACAAGCAGTTAAGGAAACAAAAAGTAATCTTGTAAGATTTTCTCGGCATTACTGGACTTGTGAAACATGTGCCAAGTATGCAGAAGGGCGGATTTATAGCTTAGATAGAAGAATAAAAAAATATCCATATTTATATGATATTCCGGGCTTTAATATGGGCTATAAAAGTATCCATCCTAACTGTAAACATCTTTTATCTGGTTATTATGAAGAAGGCCATAATCAAAAAGAGATAGAAGAGAATAAAAAGCTATCAAATAATCAATCAGACACTAGAAGTTCAGAAATGATTAAAAAATATGAAATGAAACAAGAAATAAACAGACTTGAAAGAGTTAAAAACAGTATAAATGCCAAGCTACAGACTTTACGGGGTGTAAATCTCACGGAGGAAGAAAGAGGCATGATATCTGTTTTAAATAGAAGAAAAAAAGAGATAATAAAAAAAATCAATTCTTTGAGAGATAATTTTAGGGGATTGTAG
- a CDS encoding phage minor structural protein, with translation MTIQEILALIGQNKDNPELITGLVALNLVATKETIKEVEAKYTDDGVMEYLSKTQSLSDKIFNENVKKFLSKKLGKDIKEIKDEDLGLELIPKSSLTEQTGKYQGKIKEYEISKALGDKADLLKPHLDMNKITIGDDFTVKGVDEQVTALKTKFPMLFEVKEDKKEDKPGGTGQKGGGILTLQEQLKAAEKKALETGSAKDRAAYQDLKMKIENGGDE, from the coding sequence ATGACAATACAAGAAATACTAGCATTAATAGGACAAAACAAAGATAATCCAGAGCTTATAACAGGCCTTGTAGCATTAAATTTAGTAGCAACTAAAGAGACAATAAAGGAGGTAGAAGCAAAATATACAGATGATGGGGTAATGGAATATTTATCAAAAACACAATCTTTATCAGATAAGATTTTCAATGAGAATGTCAAAAAGTTTTTATCAAAAAAATTAGGAAAAGACATAAAAGAGATTAAAGATGAAGATCTGGGACTAGAACTTATTCCAAAATCTAGTTTAACAGAACAAACAGGAAAATATCAAGGAAAGATTAAAGAATATGAAATATCAAAAGCTTTAGGAGATAAAGCAGACCTTTTGAAACCACACCTAGACATGAATAAAATCACAATAGGTGATGATTTTACTGTAAAAGGGGTAGATGAACAAGTAACAGCTTTGAAAACAAAATTCCCTATGCTCTTTGAAGTTAAGGAAGATAAAAAAGAAGATAAGCCGGGAGGAACAGGACAAAAAGGTGGAGGAATATTGACACTACAAGAACAGTTAAAGGCAGCAGAAAAGAAGGCTTTAGAAACAGGAAGTGCAAAAGATAGAGCAGCATATCAAGATTTAAAAATGAAGATAGAAAATGGAGGAGATGAATAA
- a CDS encoding phage-related minor tail protein: protein MQEDIKIIVTADTAQAEKQIDKMDGKEVEVKAKLKVPKNHLQEVKNEVDLLGKKVADIKMNKKAFSPEDIKILKAEIEAAALKAKAIYFGEGSRSAKEMVDRLKEMHKALAEGKKQVKETNQIFGSMDVMIGSLKAKIIASIVNTLKQGVAEGAKLTGQLEYATEKTRTISTANRGIINSEVDRIGKKFGTDYREVSEGLYQVVSAIGDVHKKYALLETSNKLAITGFSSVNESVDGLTTVLNAYNLEIEEADRIANIFVRTQKVGKLTVQEFQQQLYRTVPVAKELGISVDEIGASIALLTAKGSKAEVAQTQMASFMYELLDTASDVNKLFTRLAGQSIDTYMKNGGNLEGILRTLKEYSNQSGFKVESLFGRKEAKSYWLSIGNDIKGYLEKLNAINDPFNELERNVDNLMATMEKRIERGARYWDDFKMAIGAGALEIVASIGDIATGHDKETVARKKANIEMENNIKILEELGRKSDKTKEEQEKLNEALKVLEVLAPEIAEAYKRWTKEGGNYAEVLSLIKQRQTEVNNSFKEISYKEAKKEKEDLEKQIKRLENEEIVLGRKNKGFGVIEAVTVKELEKNPDGLEMKKLQEKGFEYASEAQSKLILLKKLKEQQKEAEKTLAEKEKEIVNFGKSGEGKKTPEENKIKKETAKLLESNKKIYEENLKKLSENDSKSREMLNKAYLNNEERIKKQGQIKEYEQERIELEISLGNGDTNKEEIENKIKEIDLKIDELRKNINIGEFKTKQQIENDTSRELIKAQKRYSEKLNKLSNTDFVGKERLDNLYKNETEKIKKQGELEKYRLEKSDLEKSIANEMDIGKITEAKSEIDKISLKIQDLEGEIGIADAENRIDNAKKSEDERKKAEEKAKKEIEKKNKSEQLKIDTEYNKKMLEATEKYNKNMAALKEKGTKEEIEAVKKAYEKAKRDIETEKKIKTLENKKENTFYSTDTEKKVNAEAITSEIALTMANAEKEEADQEAKEAQEKNTKALENMSNNLKNLANMFQVIGDNTSSQSLKNISNIANIGSTIFDTLKGTEQGANLLTKVFGSGAIPGFKDFSMGAGIGSAISGALGGGAEGNIGSMIGSGIGTAVGGPVGSIVGGAIGSVGGSLFGRKSKKKKKREEKRRKEAQERLKKGLISGQYKWADVVEAYNEDLARLGAGSYINLYDRVQANTNYDTNLSTLEAAKVGHDGVSMTTLKQLMPQYSEQQIIDWFKSITGGAVLNGDTLSTGEGKYGAIDITALAQQVTNVNREVEKSLKETIKGIIDFSADSLAQVVKNGFFDGLDDLGNNLEKMLANSLKNAFINTEISKALFNGMSDKVSEIVKDMFRKDANLGIQLETGNLENLTLTQYIELIKKYMEASNEKLEDLFKELGMNLDNLTNSVDSLNKNMSKNTVQGMATNLWKYNAGQKVTTEFNGTFEIPIMLDGQVLDKRIIKVTSDSMRKARRNKF, encoded by the coding sequence ATGCAGGAAGATATAAAAATTATAGTAACAGCAGATACTGCACAAGCAGAAAAACAAATAGATAAGATGGATGGCAAAGAAGTTGAAGTAAAGGCAAAGCTTAAAGTACCTAAAAATCATTTGCAAGAAGTAAAAAATGAAGTAGATCTTTTAGGAAAAAAAGTTGCTGATATAAAAATGAATAAAAAAGCCTTTTCTCCAGAAGATATTAAAATTTTAAAGGCAGAAATAGAAGCAGCAGCTCTAAAAGCAAAGGCCATTTATTTTGGAGAGGGTAGCAGAAGTGCCAAAGAAATGGTAGATAGATTAAAAGAGATGCATAAGGCTTTAGCAGAAGGAAAGAAACAGGTAAAAGAAACAAATCAAATTTTTGGAAGTATGGATGTAATGATTGGAAGCCTAAAAGCTAAAATTATTGCAAGTATAGTAAATACACTTAAACAAGGAGTAGCAGAAGGAGCAAAACTTACAGGGCAGTTAGAATATGCAACAGAAAAAACCAGAACTATTTCAACAGCAAACAGAGGGATAATAAACAGTGAAGTAGATAGAATAGGAAAAAAGTTTGGCACTGATTATAGGGAAGTATCAGAAGGGCTTTATCAGGTAGTAAGTGCAATAGGAGACGTTCATAAAAAGTATGCTTTATTGGAAACATCAAATAAGCTAGCAATAACAGGATTTTCATCTGTAAATGAATCTGTAGATGGACTGACAACTGTTTTAAATGCTTATAATTTAGAAATAGAAGAAGCAGACAGAATAGCAAATATATTTGTAAGAACGCAGAAAGTAGGAAAACTTACAGTACAGGAATTTCAGCAGCAATTATATAGAACTGTTCCAGTAGCAAAGGAATTAGGAATAAGTGTGGATGAAATAGGGGCATCTATTGCATTACTTACAGCAAAAGGAAGCAAGGCCGAAGTAGCACAAACACAGATGGCAAGCTTTATGTATGAGCTGTTAGATACTGCAAGTGATGTAAACAAGCTTTTTACTAGATTAGCAGGGCAAAGCATAGATACATATATGAAAAATGGAGGAAATCTTGAAGGAATTTTAAGGACCTTAAAAGAATACTCTAATCAATCTGGCTTTAAAGTAGAAAGCTTATTTGGAAGAAAAGAGGCCAAAAGTTATTGGTTAAGTATAGGAAATGACATAAAAGGATATTTAGAAAAGTTAAATGCAATAAATGATCCTTTTAATGAATTAGAAAGAAATGTAGATAATCTAATGGCTACAATGGAGAAAAGAATAGAAAGAGGAGCTAGATATTGGGATGACTTCAAAATGGCTATTGGAGCAGGAGCACTTGAAATAGTGGCTTCTATTGGAGATATAGCAACAGGCCATGATAAAGAAACAGTGGCCAGAAAAAAAGCAAATATAGAAATGGAAAATAATATAAAAATATTGGAAGAACTTGGAAGAAAAAGTGATAAAACAAAAGAAGAACAAGAAAAACTGAATGAAGCTTTAAAAGTATTAGAAGTATTAGCCCCAGAGATAGCAGAAGCTTATAAAAGATGGACTAAAGAAGGTGGAAACTATGCAGAAGTACTTTCTTTGATAAAACAAAGACAAACAGAGGTTAATAATTCATTTAAGGAAATAAGCTATAAAGAAGCTAAAAAAGAAAAAGAAGATTTAGAAAAACAAATAAAGAGATTGGAAAATGAAGAAATAGTTTTAGGTAGAAAAAATAAAGGATTTGGAGTAATTGAAGCAGTGACTGTAAAAGAACTAGAAAAAAATCCTGATGGGCTTGAAATGAAAAAACTCCAAGAAAAAGGCTTTGAATATGCATCAGAGGCACAAAGTAAACTGATATTATTAAAAAAATTAAAAGAACAACAAAAAGAGGCGGAAAAAACATTAGCAGAAAAAGAAAAAGAGATAGTAAATTTTGGAAAGAGTGGAGAAGGTAAGAAAACTCCAGAAGAAAATAAAATAAAAAAAGAGACAGCAAAGTTATTAGAAAGCAATAAAAAAATATATGAAGAAAACTTAAAAAAATTATCAGAAAATGATAGTAAATCTCGTGAAATGTTGAATAAGGCATACCTTAATAATGAGGAAAGAATAAAAAAACAAGGCCAAATAAAAGAATATGAGCAAGAAAGAATAGAACTTGAAATTAGTCTTGGTAACGGAGATACAAACAAAGAAGAAATAGAAAATAAAATCAAAGAAATTGATTTGAAAATAGATGAATTAAGAAAAAATATAAATATTGGAGAGTTTAAAACTAAACAACAAATTGAGAATGATACTTCAAGAGAACTTATAAAGGCACAAAAAAGGTATTCTGAAAAGTTAAATAAATTATCTAATACAGATTTTGTAGGAAAAGAAAGGCTAGATAATTTATATAAAAATGAAACTGAAAAGATAAAAAAACAAGGAGAATTAGAGAAATACAGATTAGAAAAAAGTGATTTGGAAAAGAGCATAGCTAATGAAATGGATATTGGGAAAATAACAGAAGCTAAAAGTGAAATAGATAAAATTTCTTTGAAAATACAAGACCTTGAAGGAGAAATCGGAATAGCTGATGCAGAAAATAGAATAGATAATGCTAAAAAATCAGAAGATGAAAGAAAAAAAGCAGAAGAAAAAGCGAAAAAAGAGATAGAAAAAAAGAATAAATCAGAACAACTTAAAATTGATACTGAATATAATAAAAAAATGCTTGAAGCAACTGAAAAATATAATAAAAATATGGCAGCTCTTAAAGAAAAAGGAACTAAAGAAGAAATAGAAGCAGTAAAGAAGGCTTATGAAAAGGCTAAAAGAGATATAGAGACAGAAAAGAAGATAAAAACTTTAGAAAATAAAAAAGAAAATACTTTTTATTCTACTGACACAGAAAAAAAGGTAAATGCTGAAGCTATAACATCTGAAATAGCTTTAACAATGGCAAATGCAGAAAAAGAAGAAGCGGACCAAGAGGCAAAGGAAGCACAAGAAAAAAATACCAAAGCTCTTGAAAATATGAGTAATAATTTGAAAAATTTAGCTAATATGTTTCAAGTTATTGGAGATAATACAAGCAGTCAATCATTGAAAAATATTTCTAATATAGCAAATATAGGAAGCACTATTTTTGATACTTTAAAGGGAACGGAACAAGGAGCCAACCTTTTAACAAAAGTTTTTGGAAGTGGAGCAATTCCGGGCTTTAAGGATTTTAGTATGGGAGCAGGTATAGGTAGTGCTATTTCTGGAGCCTTAGGAGGCGGAGCGGAGGGAAATATTGGAAGTATGATAGGAAGTGGAATAGGAACAGCAGTAGGCGGACCAGTAGGAAGCATAGTGGGTGGAGCTATTGGAAGCGTTGGAGGTAGCCTGTTTGGAAGAAAGAGCAAAAAGAAGAAAAAGAGAGAAGAGAAAAGGAGAAAAGAAGCACAGGAAAGATTAAAAAAAGGACTTATATCAGGCCAATACAAATGGGCTGATGTGGTAGAGGCATATAATGAAGATTTAGCTAGATTAGGTGCAGGGAGCTATATTAATTTATATGATAGAGTACAGGCAAATACTAATTATGACACTAACCTTTCTACTTTAGAAGCTGCTAAAGTGGGACATGATGGTGTAAGTATGACTACTCTAAAACAATTAATGCCACAATATAGTGAACAACAAATAATAGACTGGTTTAAATCAATAACAGGTGGAGCAGTTTTAAATGGAGATACACTAAGCACAGGAGAGGGAAAATATGGTGCAATAGATATAACAGCTCTTGCACAGCAAGTAACAAATGTAAATAGAGAAGTTGAAAAATCTTTAAAAGAGACTATAAAAGGAATTATAGATTTTTCAGCAGACAGTTTGGCACAGGTTGTTAAAAATGGATTCTTTGATGGATTAGATGACCTTGGAAATAATCTTGAAAAAATGTTGGCCAACAGTTTAAAAAATGCCTTTATCAATACAGAGATATCAAAAGCTTTATTCAATGGAATGTCTGACAAGGTATCTGAAATAGTAAAGGATATGTTTAGAAAGGATGCTAATCTTGGTATTCAACTTGAAACAGGAAATTTAGAAAATTTAACACTTACACAATATATAGAGCTTATTAAAAAATATATGGAAGCTTCAAATGAGAAATTAGAAGATCTATTCAAGGAATTAGGAATGAATTTGGATAACTTAACAAATAGTGTGGATAGCTTAAATAAGAATATGAGTAAGAATACAGTTCAAGGAATGGCAACAAATTTATGGAAGTATAATGCAGGCCAAAAAGTAACAACAGAATTTAATGGAACTTTTGAGATTCCAATAATGCTTGATGGACAAGTATTGGACAAGAGAATTATCAAAGTAACAAGTGATAGTATGAGAAAGGCAAGGAGGAATAAATTTTAA